In one window of Gossypium arboreum isolate Shixiya-1 chromosome 4, ASM2569848v2, whole genome shotgun sequence DNA:
- the LOC108458485 gene encoding adenine/guanine permease AZG1-like: protein MEPHSPKKFLTRLNSAVANSRIGKRFKLTERNSTFTTELRAGTATFLTMAYILAVNASILADSGGPCSVSDCVPLCSDPSVPLSNCTGSTQRVIQPDVSCKFDPVNPGYASCLEKVRKDLIVATVASSLIGCVIMGAFANLPLALAPGMGTNAYFAYTVVGFHGSGSISYKNALAAVFIEGLIFLFISAIGFRAKLAKLVPKPVRISSSAGIGLFLAFIGLQNNQGIGLIGYNPSTLVTLAGCPSSSRISVAPVLELANSSVSLMPGGTVSGDIFCLRNRMESPTLWLGIVGFVIIAYCLVKNIKGAMIYGIVFVTAVSWFRGTEVTAFPNTDAGNSAHEYFKKVVDIHLIQSTAGALSFDTIGKGYFWEALITFLYVDILDTTGTLYSMARFAGFTDENGDFEGQYFAFMSDAMSIVVGSLLGTSPVTAFIESSTGIREGGRTGLTALTVAGYFLLAFFFTPLLASIPAWAVGPPLILVGVLMMRAVVEIEWDDMRQAIPAFVTLILMPLSYSIAYGLIGGIGTYIVLHIGDWARDVLVKYGVVKRREIAANGAHIQQHASVKAVEVDPV from the coding sequence ATGGAACCTCACTCACCCAAAAAGTTCCTAACTCGACTCAACTCAGCCGTGGCCAACAGTCGAATCGGGAAGCGTTTCAAACTCACTGAACGGAACTCGACTTTCACAACCGAGTTACGTGCCGGCACAGCCACGTTTCTCACCATGGCTTACATCTTAGCCGTCAATGCTTCCATCCTCGCCGACTCAGGCGGTCCTTGCAGCGTCTCAGATTGCGTTCCTTTGTGCTCTGACCCTTCTGTTCCATTGTCCAACTGTACCGGGTCAACCCAAAGAGTCATCCAGCCCGATGTCTCATGCAAATTCGACCCGGTTAACCCGGGATACGCTTCATGTTTGGAGAAAGTACGTAAAGATCTCATAGTAGCCACTGTCGCTTCGTCTCTTATTGGCTGCGTAATCATGGGTGCTTTCGCGAATTTGCCCCTAGCTTTGGCTCCCGGTATGGGTACAAATGCTTATTTTGCCTATACCGTTGTCGGGTTTCACGGGTCGGGTAGTATCTCTTATAAGAATGCTTTAGCCGCCGTCTTCATTGAAGGGTTAATCTTTTTGTTCATTTCAGCTATTGGATTCCGGGCAAAGTTAGCTAAGTTGGTTCCCAAACCCGTCCGGATCAGCTCGTCAGCCGGCATCGGGCTTTTTCTCGCGTTTATCGGGTTACAAAATAACCAAGGAATCGGATTAATCGGGTATAATCCATCAACCCTTGTGACCCTCGCCGGATGCCCGAGTTCGTCCCGGATTTCAGTTGCCCCGGTTTTAGAACTGGCTAACTCAAGCGTCAGTCTAATGCCCGGAGGTACTGTTTCCGGCGATATATTTTGCCTACGTAACAGAATGGAGAGTCCCACACTATGGCTTGGAATCGTCGGCTTTGTCATTATAGCTTATTGCTTGGTGAAAAATATTAAGGGTGCTATGATTTACGGTATAGTATTTGTAACGGCGGTTTCATGGTTCCGTGGCACTGAAGTGACGGCTTTTCCGAACACCGACGCCGGTAATTCCGCCCATGAGTATTTCAAGAAAGTTGTTGATATCCATTTAATTCAAAGTACAGCTGGGGCGTTGAGTTTTGATACTATTGGTAAAGGCTACTTTTGGGAGGCTTTGATCACGTTCTTATATGTTGACATACTGGATACAACTGGTACGTTATATTCCATGGCCAGATTTGCCGGTTTCACCGATGAAAACGGGGATTTCGAGGGTCAATATTTCGCTTTCATGTCCGATGCCATGTCAATCGTCGTGGGATCGTTGCTCGGGACATCACCGGTAACAGCTTTCATCGAATCATCAACAGGGATACGAGAAGGTGGACGAACAGGACTCACAGCTTTAACAGTGGCGGGATATTTTCTGCTAGCTTTCTTCTTCACACCGCTTTTGGCGTCGATACCAGCATGGGCGGTGGGGCCGCCGCTAATACTGGTGGGAGTGTTGATGATGAGAGCAGTGGTGGAAATTGAGTGGGATGATATGAGGCAGGCAATCCCTGCTTTTGTGACATTGATATTGATGCCTTTAAGCTATTCGATAGCATATGGGCTAATTGGTGGGATTGGGACTTACATTGTCTTACACATTGGGGACTGGGCAAGGGATGTGCTGGTAAAGTATGGCGTCGTAAAAAGAAGAGAGATTGCGGCCAATGGGGCACATATTCAGCAACATGCAAGTGTAAAAGCAGTTGAAGTCGATCCTGTTTAG